The Oryzias latipes chromosome 9, ASM223467v1 region GACGACCACTCAGGTCTAAGTTGTTGGTTGAAACATTGCATCACATCATGGCTGCATGATtgttattaaattaaattaattttatttatatggcaccTTTCATGACAAAAAAGACAGCTCAAGGTCTGCTTTATGGGACCTCAGTTCTTCTTCAGAGGATAGAAAGCATTTGCCTTTATTTAAACCTTGATCCGGTCTCTGAAACAGCCGCTGCAAAGTACTTAAAGTCTCAACTTCCTGCACACCCCTGGCCCCTAAAGAGGCAGCCCAGAGCTGAGGCTCCAGGTAGATGCCACAGCGCTCAGCAGTGAGCAGCATCTTAAAACCAAATTTaatggtttaacccttgtgctatcttagatgacccccccccccttccattgacgtgttccccctaccatgacaaaggtggataaaggtggaaagatttcatgtaatccatggacaccagtgaagatcacaaatcattgaagaaaaaaggttcagagctctgtctagtgggtctagatgacccaactcccaacgttaaagtgcctaggataacacaagggttacagagttGAAGCTGTGATAGCTGCAATAGGTGGACCCACATCATACTGAACTCCATGGGATTGGAATGGGATGCCAGTACAGTTCATATGGGTGTCAAGGCAGgcgagccaatacttttggtaatttAGTGTAGATGgcttaaaacaaaccaaattcaAAAAACGTCCAGAGCATCGGTCTAAAGAAGTCCTCCAGGCAGCTAAAGTCAAGGCAATCATCTGATTTCTcctatgcaaaaacaaaaatgcatatttAGACTTGCATGCATATCATACTTCCTCTCTTCTTCCTGATGAAAAATCTCAAAATCTGGACTTGTTCTCTGTCAGGAGAACAGAAATGCAAGATGTTTGACTTGAGCAGGAAGTAAAACTTCAACCAAAACCAGACTCTTAAATACACTTAGTGTTAGGTGAACCGTTATGGATGCTTGTTAAGtgaaacctggtgtgactgtgaTGGGAGGGGGGTGGTTTAATAAAACCAAGAGGACCATGACAACACCAAAACAACCTTTTGGAGGTGAGACatgttttctgtctgcagcGTTCATCCCAGACTTCAGACGCCGCGGCGTTCAGCTAGCCGAGACATTGGAGCGACCTCCTGCAGCGCTGCAGCCCCCTGCCTCACGCAGCCGAGCATTCCTGCTCTGACAGCCCACAGAGGGCCGACAGCTGCCTGAAACGAAGCTGCAGGCTCCCTCCGCCGCTGCTGAAGCCAGAGCGCCTCAGAGGACCATCAAGCTCTCAGGTGTTTCTGCACAAACCCGACCAGAACCCAGCAGAGATTGGACTGAAGATGGGATCTTTTTACAACACCATGGATGAGCAGGTCTGGTCTTCAGGAGCATCAGTTCTGGGAGGGGGGGTTAAAAATAAACCGATATTTTCTGCCTGAAGCCAAATGGCTCCTCGTGAACACAGTAAGACCTGCTCAGCATCACtgacagctcctcctcctcctcctcctccttcacagTCCTGCTCAGCAGCCAGGCTGTGACATCACACACACTGTGAGATGGAGGATTCTGTTTCCACTCGGCAGGTTTTTGGCGTTGCATCAGAGAAGAAGACGgcgaagaagaggaggagggggaggagagagcagagcagagcggcAGGCGGAGTGGAGCAGCAGATTAACAGATGAGCAGGGAACCTGATCACTAACTGGAGTGAAGCGATCGATAAGGGCGACAGGCGGCACGGCTGTCTTCAGGAGGACAGATGGAGAACGGGGAGAACCTGctgagtgtttgtgttctgctgctgctcatcACTCAGGTAAGCTTCCTCTCCATCCTCCACCCGTCGGATTTTCATGCCGCTCGTCGGTTCTGATCGACCCGCGGTCCTTCTGAAGGACCAGTGTCTGCGGATCAAACCCTGATCGGGTAGACGGGTTTCAACACTTTTAGCCTTTCTGCTGGGAAAAGATTAGAACTGATGATGTTTGAAAGCTGATTGTGTTTGTTCTTGTTAGAGACATTTTCTTTCCAGATTAAATCCgttttcagattttaaaaaaagcctccaGATGAAAACATCTCTGATAATAAAGCAGCAGGGCAGAGCACTGAGACTGAAGTCTGATCTGTGAACgaagaaacaaaaactaaagcttGGAAGAGCAGAGAAAGTTTCAGGAGAAACTTTGCACCAAAGTGCTGACTTccacagaggtcaaaggtcaccgtCTTGACATCTTCAAGCCTGTTTGTTGATTTTCATGCTCGGGGctgaaagcagattttttttggcctctctctctctctctctgtgtcaTGGTCTtgcagttgccatggcaaccgcATATGAAATGTGGATCATCACAGCCTGTGTGGGGCCGCATTTGGCACATGGCTGAGCTGTGTTGTGCAGACGTAGAGGTTCTCCATCATTTGTGGAGCTGAGGAGATGTGGTGCTGCGCTCTGTCGGCGCCAGATCTTCAGAGGCAGGAGTCTGAAGACCCTTCCAGCTTAacgaaaaacacatttgttactTCAAAATGGCACAGACGGCTGCATGCAGGTCACCAACTCCAAACAGTCCTGGTGCAGAAATGCTGGAAGCTACAACCTGACAGCTTCTGTGAGGCTTCAGACCACTTCAGGATCATGGAAGCAGAGCAGCGCGTGGCTGCAGATCCACCTGGGAGGAAGGTTGACGACAGCTGCTGGCTGAAAGAGTGATGATGATGTCTTTGCTTTAAACGGCCTTTGGGGTTAAGAGATAAAGTCAACAACCGACTTTTGTATCGATTTGACATGACAAAACCAGATTTCAGCAGCTCTGCATCGCATCCTGCATGAACCAAACCTCACTGCTCCAGAGCTCCTCCCACAAAAAGTGTTTGTCCAGCAAGCCAGCCGTCATCCTCTCACTAACCGTTGGTGTGCGTGTGAGTAATCCAAATGTGATGAAAGAAGAGAAAGTGTGTAAGCAGAGCTAAAGAGGTTCTTCCTTCATCTGCTGAATGTGTCCTTCAGTCCTCAGAAAGACTGTTTCTGAAGTTTAGTTCAGCTTCTTCTGCTGCTGACGATTCCGCTCACAGGTCAACAAGCTCCcagaaaaagcctttttctgcactttccattcagtggaggaaataaatatttgatcgtttgctgattttgtaggtttgcccaCCTAAAGAAActgacagtctgtcatcctgATGGTTCATCTGAACAGTGAGAgatagaaaatcaagaaatccactttaaagaattgatttacacttttttttgcatttcattgaagagaaaagtaTTTGATCCCCTAGAAACCATTAAGAGTTCAGGTTCATACAGACCAGTTAGACTCTCCTgatcaacctgtcacctgaagacacctgtttgaactgatcacctgtagaaaagacacctgtccacagaatcagtccatcagtcagactctCCAACATGAAAAGACTAAAGAGCttcagtggatttaagggagaagattgtagacctgcaccAGACCAGAAtggactacaaaaccatcagcaagaagctgggggttaccatgacaacagttGGTGCAGCATGACCATCAGTCCAGCTGTAGGTCTGGGGCTCCAACCCAGATCTGACCTGGtggggtttccatgatcatgagaacagagagaaagttgatgatctcaaagcGGCTGaaaccacagtcaccaagaaaaccatcGGTGATACACTGCAGTGGTTGAACATCCTGCGGAGCTCACAAAGTCCCCCTGACTAAGAAAGCACATGTGCCTGAAGTTGGtcaattcaattctattcaattttatttgtatagcccaaaatcacaacaacagtcgtctcgatgggcttcgaagtaaaacatgaacttaaaaggatcatgaataccaagagttcaatagaaaaatactaaaatgaactaacaaactgactaagctatactggcatccctgcccttagaccccccttcgcggtaaggaaaaactcccaaaaaaaccagattccggaaaaaacgaagaaacctcaggggtgtccacatgaaggagggatcctcccccaggacgtacaggcgatttaccagaactcaaagagaagaattaacttatctaaatctacaactacatatataaaagtccagcagacgagcttcatccagccgtggttgtggggacagtcaacggcgcgagtcgagccggagacaggatccacagccaggtgtaggagcaggagcaaaggcgaggtaaacggtcaggaactggagcacggatgaaccaactggagtctggaagcactcccactccccaggaggggagaggaaaagagggacaatacatgaatcgcactgcaccaaacagaggcatggagaactaaatgataaattatgatcaagaatagaggagaggaagggtagaagtaaaaaaaggaaagaggacagaaccccagtgcaccatagttaccccagcttcaacttctagcagccttttaaaagaaatagttattattaagtttaatttaaacaaattaacattaagttaaataatctctgaatactaactagtctgacaataagcctgtccacagaggaatgttttcagtctaactttgaatgtagaaactgagtcggcctctcttacatgagctgggagtttattccataagacaggggcttggtggctaaacgctctacctccaaccgtactttgactaattctaggaaccacaagcagtcctgcattttgcgagcgaagtgttctgattggatggtaagggactatgaggtccttaatataggacggggccattccatgtaaggccttataggttaacaggaggatcttgaacttgattctagaatcaactgggatccagtgaagtgaaaccaacacaggagtgatgtgatctcttctgctagttccagctaacaatctagctgctgcgttctgaacaagctggagacttcttaaggaactcttaggacacgcaggaactcttaggacacgcgtGAAGTGAACAGCTTCATGATTTACAGAGTGATTGGGAGACGGTGCTGTGGTCAGATCAGACCAACAtggagctctttggcatcaactcaacccttcatgtttggaggaagagaaatgctgccGATGACCCCAATAATACCATCCCCACTGTCGAGCACggaggtggaaacattatgGTTTGGAGgagtttttctgcacagggtTTTTCACCCTGAGGATGGGAGGATGGGCGGAGCCATCACCGTCAATAATCTCTTAGTCTCATTAAAGTCCGATCATCTtctaaagcgttcccagtggtctttgaatgatgatgatgctgtttttagccaaaatctaaaacatctgtgtcattttcttggacatagtttctgcagagcagcaggagttttttagaatttcacctctgaCTCATAGGTGGGACCAACGTAGGGCCTTTGCCTACACTCtaccctgctagcttacagcccctcacaaccccaacctcacATTAGTGGAGCAACAGAAATGATGGAtcaatatcagatctatccagccgtaaagttctgatccagattccagctcagacgaggaaaccaaagacgttcatggatctgtgtgtctgacagtggatgaatgctaaaagaaatactcagaaatgcaattttaagtttcattttctccaTTTGTCCTTCATTGTGAGACAAATGCAACAAGATGTTCAAAACTCCAAAGAACCGGGTCATGGATGGGCCTTCCAACAGGATCATGACCCAAAACAACCAAGGAATGGCTGAAGACGAAGCATGTCAAGGTCATGGAGTGACAATGGGGTTCATTTCCTCCCCTGTAGGTCCATCACTGCAGATGTGTGACTGGAGAATACGTGTTTGAGACGTGGACAGAACTGATGGTTCTCCTCTGTCCCGGATCTTCATTTCCTTCCAGGCCCCCTGGTTTTTAAGAAAACTGCAGTTTACACTCTGCGTCTAGAATTGCATTAATAGATTTTcagtaaatgtttcttttttgtttcccgTTTTTTTCAGTGACAGTTGTGGTTTCGTGTCTCATGAACACAGAGCAACTATGTCAGTCTCTTATTCCTTTCtgtatttgtgttttggtcCTGAAATACGTATATCCCTTCTGACTTGTtccaaacaaaaagaatgtTTACAAATTACAAATGCATAACTTTCTGAAATTCACaataagaaatgtaaaaatctgagagagaaaagaaaaagataaaaaggagAGGGTTTAGGCCTCCCCCGCTGTTTTTAATATTAGATTCAGGTTCTGACTGTGTGCACAGAGGAAGGTAATAAACAGCTTGGAGCTGCTCTGGCGGTTTCACACGCAGAGGAATCGCGGTGTCAGATTGGAACGGATCTGCAGGTTCAGTTGTGCCAACATGTGAATGTGTGCCTGCAAGGCCAAAGGTCACAGATGCCTGCAGCAGCCACCAACCAGACTGTGGGCAgcactttcatttttattgatctAGCAGAGGCAATTGTAATGCATAAAAGTTAAGAGTACTGGTTGTTGTTTTATCagtcactttttaaataaagcaaagtGTCAGGAGTTGGTCCACAATCAGTCAGCAGGACAAGCGTCGTTTTGTTTAAAGCCTAAATGGAATAAACAGAATTAAAggattaacatgttttttagaaaataatgaaCTGGGATTCTTTCTCCACAGAAAATATAATGTGGGCCCAAcataagcagaaaaaaaccatcCATACCAAGTCCTTACCACACAAAAAGTGGAGCAGGAAAGCAACTAAATGAACCGAATCTAGCCAATTTTAACCTATTCATctataactttaaataaaaaaggagagcaGAGACTTCAAATCTCCaacataaacaaatgaatgtCAGTATTAGAAGACTCAGCATCTCAGCAGTGGTTCGCCTCAGTCTTCCTGATTGGTCACCTGCAGTCAAGCTCCAAacgtaaataaaatgttttccactgaaacaaaataaagatgtGTGCACCCATTACAGATATCTTTATAAAAACGGTATCTTttgataaatataaaaaactaaaacctaactGGCGTTGTGAGTGGTTCATCCACAACAACACCTGTTACTTTGACTTTTACTGTGAGCTGGTTGGTCCACACCAGTTTCCTCTGACAGTTGGTTTGGGCACATCTAAAGGCAgtttgtatttctttctttttttaaaccgttTTTCAATTAATGTTTGTGAAGGTTCTGGTTCATCCAGGTGATGCTGTACTGAAGTTGAGTTATGGCATCTGGACTTGGTGCATTCccttctttgaatgttttgttaCTCATCCAAGTAGCCTGACTCAGACTGATGAAGACTTGGATGAGGAGGGAGACATTTCAAGAAGAGAAGAGAAAGGGTCCAGATGCCACGAGTGACCTTCAGGATTGTCTTGATGAACCAAAACAAATGTTCTAGGATAGAAGAGGTGTGAATGTGAAACAGTGTTAGGTAAGCAGTGCCAGCATGTGAACATTAGACAGGAAAAAGGTGTGGGTCCTAAGACGTAGCTGTGAGGAACACCTTCCCCTTCACCCATTGATGTGTTGGCCTTCCTCATTGGCTCCTCATCCTCGCTCTCTAACAGGTGGGTCCCTCGACCCCTGAGGAGGGCTGGCAGGTGTACAGCTCGGCGCAGGACTCTGACGGCAGGTGTGTCTGCACGGTCGTGGCTCCTCAGCAGACCGTCTGCTCCAGAGATGCTCGAAGCAAACAGCTGCGGCAGCTGCTGGAGAAGGTACAAAACCCTTGTGACGCCTGACAAGTCACAAACACGCCGCCAAACACCCCTTTGCCTCGTCACTGTGTGGAATAGCTGACAGCGTGATGGTTTCTTGGTCTCCAGGTGCAGAACATGAGTCAGTCCATCGAAGCTCTGGACCAGCGGACTCAGAAGGACCTGCagtttgtggaaaaaatggagGTCCAGCTAAAGGGTCTGGAAGAGAAATTCCAACAAGTGGAGGACGGACATGAGAGCAACAATGTCAGACAATTCAAGGTATGTCTCGCGTCCTGACCTCGTGTCTGCAGGGAGCCAATCAGCATCCGGGCGGCCCCAGCAGCCCACCAGCATGAAGACAATGTTTGAACTGGtctgtttttcttccttctaCCGACTGTCAGTTCATCAAAGCAAAGATGGAGGAGCTGCGTCCTCTCATCCCAGTTCTGGAGGCCTACAAAGCAGATGCTTTGCTGGTCCAAAGGTTCAAAGAGGAAGTGGCCAATGTGACAGAGCTCTTGGGACTGCTCCAGGAGCAGCTGGGGGGTCTGGACTACCAGGAGCTGCACGGGCGGGTGATGAACCTGGAGGATCGGTTGAGGGCCTGCATGCAGAGGCTGGGTGGGTAATGGCCACAGGGTCAACAAACAATTAAGACCACGCAATGAAAGATGGAAGACGATGCAGGCTAAATATTTGAAGCCTGAAAAGACCTTTAGTTTAATTCGTCAGAGCTTCACCTTAAGGCTgattccacgtatgaaattcacttttactttggaaaacagATTAACCTAAAGCTAAAACAGGCAAAAAAGGAGATTTCTAAATGTAAAAGTAACATTttgcaagttgtcccacttaaagAGTAGAGGTTGGTCTGTAATATTCACCATAGAAACACTTGAAATGTAAAAGACAGAATCTAAAAACAAGAATCCAGGGAATCACTTTGTCTAATTGTCTACAAATTTATtattatcagaatcagaatcagaatcagaaatactttattgatcccacacctgggaaatttgtttgtcaccatagcaactgacagcagagggaaaaaaagacttagaatgaaatagaaaaacaagaacaaagaaaatgtagcataaatgcaaacatcaaagtagtagtataatttaaaaagctatttacagaacagtgcaggtaatTCAGTTCTTCACAGACCTTTTACTTCTTCTTTCAAACACTCCTTCCCTGTATtcatggcacctgtttgaaatGGTCAACCCTCTGTAGTCAATGATTGAATTAAAACTATCATTCGGTATTagtgtttcttttaaatatgttaAGTAAAGTTTGACCCGAAAGGATTGAATTTCGGTAATGTTTTTATAAGCTAAGAGCAACTTTTAATCGTTCTCACCTGTCccgtttttttaagaaacagtTGGTTCTGTGTTTACCTTCAATGACTGAGAGCCATGGGAGCCGCATCAGTCAAGTGAAGGTAGAGCAGCTCCAGCTCACCTCACTGCCCCTGTGTGTGTTCCTCAGCCTGTGGGAAGCTGACGGGAATCTCTGAGCCCGTCACCATCAAGACTTCTGGGTCCAGGTTTGGATCGTGGATGACTGACCCACTGTCGCCAGCCGGAGACACCAGGGTGAGTGTCGTCAGTGTTAAATGCTGCTGCAGTTCTTTAAGTGACCACCTGAGTGTGGGTTTAGAAGGTCGCCGTCAGCCGAGTCCCATGTTTAACAGTCCAACTTTGGACCACAAAGGTTTTTAGAACGCAGTGTAAAAACGTCTTTACTGCTCAATTATCTATTGAGGACACCTGGGGGTGGGGGTCGCTCtactgttttgatttttttgcagcttttgcATCATCTGACTgttttttgattggcaggtgggtggaccCAAGGTTTGATAAAACTActtactttgttttgttctgcccATTGACTATATAGGAAACTGGACCGAGTGATTGTGACGTTGTGCACACAGAAAACGGTTTACCTccggttccaacatggcggttgGATGGCATCAGTAAGCAGCGATTGTCCGAGATAGTCTAACTctcgtttctatggtaaccactctttCAAATCAGGAGTGAGACACCCCTTCCACTaggagagaatctgtcaatcaaatgttttgaacatttgacaCAAGACCAGATACtttttttgaggcatctgattggtcagtttataacttgaataacctaAACTACAGAaggaatatgaaaaaaaagaggattatcaagaacgtGTTTCTGTTTGGAAAGCCGGGGGGgcgggtcactcagtccacttctctTACAATCAACCAGTCACTAACAGACCCTGTTGAGGTGGGCGGAGCAAACACCTTAAAACATGGCAGTTCACGTCAGCCATCATTATAGCTGTTCAGACTCCTCTAGGTGACATCGACGTATATCAGTCTAGTTTTTACAGGTCAAAGTGTGCGAATTTGTGAACCTCATGTAAACAAGGTCGATGTCAAGTGAGTGGCTCAGTCATTgattgtataagagaactggattgagtgactccgcccccggctttccaaacaggaattaCCTGCTGCAAGAAggcaaaatcccaaagacttctacagagaaataaacagctgttagtcattcTATGGGTTAGAAGAATCTTTTTAGAGATGTTCTTCGTAATCCTCAAGTTTTGTCACAAgatattcaagttataaactgaccaatcagatgcctcagtaaaaccATGTGGTGCCCTCAAACCtttaattgacagattctaCTGAACCAATGTCAGtagaaggggtgtggacttccaacaaagtcactcctgattggtgattGTTGTTGCTGCTCAGTCCGCTGTCTGAGCTACTATGCCGGCGGTGTTGGCCTGATATCCTGGAATGGTCGACGCGTTACTCGGTTTAGCGCTGTTTCTTCGTAAAATAATTCACGGCTCTTTCGATTGTTGCAAAAAGGgcttaaattaattaatttatctCTGTACTGAGGATCATCACTTACAACCACATTCATTTTCACTTCGTGGCCACAGTCGAAAACCATTTGCCCCTTCAGACCAACGCTCCTCGGATTTGATTACTGGTTGCACCTGTACTTAACAAGTCAAATCCCGCAACAGCGACACTCACAGGACAAGCAATATGTGCACAGTTTGGCTCCTACAGTGATCGTAGCTGCCATAAAACATTGATTCAGACcattcggaccaatcactgcttaataACCTTACCTCGCTCCAAAGAGCGGCGTCTATATCATGGAAAAATGGCAACTTAATTGTCTTCATTCTGCCAGAAGTAACCATTTTCTATTGGTGAGATCATACTCACTCCGTCCAGTTCTCTTACGGAGAACACAGTCGATGGACTCAATATAAACTGATATGTGCGTGCAAGCATACACTGTAAAATATTTGCCCAGTATGCAGAAATCTGTTATAGCATAAGTTCTGTCTCCAGTCCAGTTGAGTTCCCTGTTGAGACACTGCAGGAAGAAATAGTCTGGTTTTGGGGGGTGAGGGTGAGGGGTGTGTGGGGTCAGAGCAGCCAGTAAAAATCAGATGTtcctgttgttttctgtttctcataaacaaaaaaacaacattgtggTCACCTCCTCTCTATATGGACGCAAAAGTTCCAAGACAGTAAGGATTATTCTGGTAGAGAAGAATTACAGAGATCAGTCTGTTGAAAaagagaaccagaaccagaaccagaaccacgcTCTTACAGCCGGAAATAAAAGGTTTGGATTCTTCTGTTCCAGGTGTG contains the following coding sequences:
- the LOC101159273 gene encoding noelin, encoding MENGENLLSVCVLLLLITQVGPSTPEEGWQVYSSAQDSDGRCVCTVVAPQQTVCSRDARSKQLRQLLEKVQNMSQSIEALDQRTQKDLQFVEKMEVQLKGLEEKFQQVEDGHESNNVRQFKFIKAKMEELRPLIPVLEAYKADALLVQRFKEEVANVTELLGLLQEQLGGLDYQELHGRVMNLEDRLRACMQRLACGKLTGISEPVTIKTSGSRFGSWMTDPLSPAGDTRVWYMDGYHNNRFVREYQSMYDFMMTDNFTSHRLPHPWSGTGQVVYNGSIYYNKFQSHTIIKFDFSTSLISRTRQLDFAGYNNMYHYSWGGHSDIDLMVDEGGLWAVYATNQNAGNIVLSQLNPNTLQIIRSWTTNHPKRSAGESFMICGTLYVTNGYSGGTKVYYAYSTNSSTYEYIDIPLTNKYSHLSMLDYNPRDRALYAWNNGHQVLYNVTLYHIIQ